A part of Rhopalosiphum maidis isolate BTI-1 chromosome 3, ASM367621v3, whole genome shotgun sequence genomic DNA contains:
- the LOC113558034 gene encoding uncharacterized protein LOC113558034 produces the protein MTATCLSRALFFLYSSDRLSGTLKKKENEQNLDSIVNNKDQLKITSDIVSDPINSNINDTMLCENQTINLNDPVEWKSDNNHQDYIPNQKWLYSKYRLLFESDTQLGPNEGFNDWKNASERLTFHEQSKEHMTNILNFMSQQKFTGRIDQELIEEIEYETKYWKEVLIRIIETIKLLASK, from the exons TTCTGACAGGCTGTCtggtactttaaaaaaaaaagaaaatgaacAAAATCTTGAttctattgtaaataataaagatcaACTAAAAATTACTTCCGATATTGTTTCTGACCCAATTAACAGCAATATTAATGATACCATGTTATGTGAAAATCAGACTATTAACTTGAATGATCCAGTTGAATGGAAATCTGATAATAATCATCAGGATTACATACCTAACCAGAAAtggttatattcaaaatatagatt ATTGTTTGAAAGCGATACGCAACTCGGTCCTAATGAAGGATTTAATGATTGGAAAAATGCATCTGAACGTCTAACTTTTCATGAACAATCAAAAGAACATatgactaatattttaaattttatgagccAACAAAAATTTACTGGTAGAATAGATCAGGAATTAATAgaagaaatagaatatgaaaCAAAGTATTGGAAAGAAGTATTGATACGTATTATTGAGACTATTAAATTGTTGGCTTCAAAATGA